In Microbulbifer sp. GL-2, the following are encoded in one genomic region:
- a CDS encoding TonB-dependent receptor yields MENFTLRRNVLASAILAAAAASTPQTLFAAEEGAIEEVSVVGSRISRNSEFENATPVQVMDRDSIEKSGYTNLQQLFEKNPAAGNGTFSTRGNNQDSTANGAAAVSLRGMGADATLVLVNGRRVAISAFAEGITTNFVDINSIPLAAVERVEVLKDGASAIYGSDAVAGVVNLVLRKDFEGTEVSMDYGSADGYDEESFSAVWGVNGENSNFTVIFDHHKNSRLASTERSGLDTANQSGRGGMDFRSSRGYPGSFTLSDGTILPDPNCPEDRDTGEVCVYDYGPWTLITPESERTGLLMLGHTDLSENIEFFSEIAVQHNTSVAQGAPTPLDGDAGLYVLADHPNNPFGEDVDIFRYRTVDAGARQWSIETDNLRGVFGLRGSISEWNWEASVQRSRSESTQTGDRSQGWVRTDLLQQEINAGRYNPFGGVQNPDSVINDITTSLVRQGKSNLTAYDFSINGDLFDTTNGVIAMAAGLEYREEKASDIPDDQFQRGLIFGTESVSAKASRDISSAYVEFAIPLPANFDLSLAGRYDDYSDFGSTTNPMANLLWTANDMLSLRASWGTGFRAPSLAQVGLGDSQESLFFVDTYGCEVNNTYCNQTDYTIIYSGNPDLEAEESESFNIGGVLEPLEGLQLSLDYWNITQEGKIDEVPFGYLYSKHCGEQSSTICRRDTPVGGQSLGALQSIRSGFTNIGEQEVSGVDLSVVYSGFELAGGELGVRLDYSYLAEFERVELNSDGDSFLTRDLAGEYEYPQHRWNATADWTFDRFGFSAGLNYIGEFEDTPDIDFDGTLDYDTNSSRTVDSFMTMNLQARFTGFENMILSLGADNVFDEEPPFAIGDGNSDLYGYVQSQHDPRGRFIYGKMTYTF; encoded by the coding sequence ATGGAAAATTTCACTCTCCGTCGTAATGTATTGGCCAGCGCCATATTGGCTGCAGCCGCAGCATCAACCCCTCAAACTCTCTTCGCCGCCGAGGAAGGTGCGATTGAGGAAGTTTCCGTAGTGGGTTCGCGCATCAGCCGCAACTCCGAATTTGAGAATGCCACTCCTGTCCAAGTAATGGATCGCGATAGCATCGAGAAATCCGGCTATACAAACCTGCAGCAACTGTTTGAGAAAAACCCTGCCGCCGGTAACGGCACCTTCTCTACCCGCGGCAACAATCAGGACTCCACCGCCAATGGTGCAGCTGCGGTTAGTTTGCGCGGTATGGGTGCCGACGCTACCTTGGTATTAGTGAACGGCAGGCGCGTTGCAATAAGTGCATTTGCCGAAGGCATCACGACCAACTTCGTCGATATCAACAGTATTCCTCTAGCGGCAGTTGAGCGTGTGGAAGTGCTGAAGGACGGCGCTTCTGCAATATACGGTTCCGATGCCGTTGCGGGCGTGGTCAACTTGGTACTGCGCAAAGATTTTGAAGGCACCGAAGTATCCATGGATTACGGAAGTGCAGACGGCTATGACGAAGAGTCTTTTTCCGCGGTTTGGGGAGTTAACGGGGAGAACTCCAATTTTACCGTCATTTTTGACCATCATAAAAACAGCCGCCTGGCCAGCACAGAGCGTAGCGGATTAGACACCGCTAACCAATCTGGGCGTGGCGGGATGGATTTCCGTTCCTCTCGCGGTTACCCAGGTAGCTTTACTCTGAGCGATGGGACTATTCTGCCCGACCCTAATTGCCCAGAAGATCGCGATACCGGTGAAGTCTGTGTATATGATTACGGTCCCTGGACACTGATTACTCCGGAATCTGAACGCACTGGCCTGTTAATGCTGGGACACACAGACCTGAGCGAAAATATTGAGTTTTTCAGTGAAATTGCCGTTCAACATAACACTTCTGTAGCTCAGGGAGCACCAACTCCATTGGACGGTGACGCCGGTCTCTATGTCCTTGCCGACCACCCCAACAATCCCTTTGGTGAAGATGTGGATATCTTCCGCTATCGCACGGTAGATGCGGGTGCTCGCCAATGGAGTATCGAAACTGACAACCTCCGCGGTGTCTTTGGTCTGCGCGGCAGTATTTCGGAATGGAATTGGGAGGCTTCAGTCCAACGTTCTCGCAGCGAGTCGACTCAGACCGGAGACAGATCCCAAGGTTGGGTGCGAACTGACTTGCTTCAACAAGAAATCAATGCAGGACGCTACAACCCGTTTGGCGGCGTTCAGAATCCAGATTCAGTAATCAATGACATTACCACCAGCCTAGTGCGTCAGGGCAAGTCTAATCTGACCGCTTATGATTTCTCGATCAATGGTGATTTGTTTGATACCACCAACGGCGTTATCGCTATGGCCGCGGGCCTAGAATATCGCGAGGAAAAAGCCTCCGATATTCCCGATGACCAATTTCAGCGTGGACTGATTTTTGGCACTGAGTCCGTTTCAGCAAAGGCCAGTAGGGATATCTCCTCTGCCTATGTGGAGTTTGCTATTCCCTTGCCCGCCAATTTTGATCTGAGCCTAGCCGGCCGCTATGACGACTACAGTGACTTTGGCAGTACTACCAACCCTATGGCCAATCTGCTGTGGACCGCTAACGATATGCTCTCGCTCCGTGCATCCTGGGGTACCGGTTTCCGTGCTCCCTCCCTGGCCCAGGTCGGCCTTGGAGATTCTCAGGAATCCCTGTTCTTCGTCGACACCTATGGCTGTGAGGTTAACAATACTTACTGTAATCAGACTGATTACACCATTATTTACTCAGGTAACCCTGACCTTGAGGCGGAGGAATCCGAATCCTTCAATATCGGTGGGGTACTTGAACCTCTGGAAGGTTTGCAGTTATCACTCGACTACTGGAATATCACTCAGGAAGGTAAGATTGATGAAGTACCCTTTGGCTACCTGTATAGCAAGCACTGCGGTGAACAGAGCAGTACAATCTGCCGTCGGGACACTCCAGTAGGTGGCCAATCTTTGGGAGCACTTCAATCCATCCGCAGTGGTTTTACCAATATTGGTGAACAAGAAGTATCAGGCGTAGATTTGAGTGTTGTATATAGTGGCTTTGAGCTGGCAGGCGGCGAACTCGGAGTACGCCTGGATTATTCCTATTTAGCAGAGTTTGAGAGAGTTGAACTGAATTCTGATGGCGATTCTTTCCTGACTCGAGACTTGGCCGGAGAGTATGAGTATCCACAGCACCGATGGAATGCCACTGCCGACTGGACTTTTGATCGCTTTGGCTTCAGTGCCGGACTCAACTATATCGGTGAATTTGAGGATACGCCAGATATCGATTTTGACGGCACCCTTGATTACGACACCAATAGCTCCCGCACAGTAGATTCATTTATGACAATGAACCTGCAAGCTCGATTCACCGGCTTTGAGAACATGATCCTGAGCTTGGGTGCCGATAACGTTTTTGATGAAGAACCTCCCTTCGCCATCGGTGATGGCAATTCTGATTTATATGGTTATGTGCAATCACAACACGACCCTCGTGGCCGCTTTATCTACGGTAAGATGACTTATACCTTTTAA
- a CDS encoding dipeptidase, with protein MKRIFILSIVILASCERQVKYDYQELAESLVRENILVDGHIDVPYRLTKESVDVGLMTEGGDFDFPRAKSGGLNAPFMSIYIPAEKEEDGTAKDYADHLIDSVEQMVEAHPDKFAIPMSLSQLKIQVDQGKLSLPLGMENGAAIDGSFENLRHFYARGVRYITLTHSKSNHISDSSYDEKRPWQGLSEFGKRLVREMNTLGIMVDVSHISDEAFWQVLELSSVPVIASHSSARHFTPGFERNMSDKMIRALADQGGMIMINFGSTFISVESRRSSAEIDASIDRFIQTRNLTMESEEAKKFAEKLRREKFVYADLNDVLDHFDHIRDLVGVDHIGIGSDFDGVGDSLPAGLKDVSSYPNLVRGLLERGYSKEDIKKILGGNLLRIWEINEDYATPQNG; from the coding sequence ATGAAAAGAATTTTTATTTTATCAATAGTAATTTTGGCTTCCTGTGAAAGACAAGTTAAGTACGATTACCAAGAGTTGGCTGAGAGTCTGGTTCGGGAAAATATTTTGGTCGATGGGCATATCGATGTTCCGTATAGGCTTACAAAGGAAAGTGTGGATGTTGGATTAATGACTGAAGGAGGAGATTTTGATTTTCCCAGAGCTAAAAGTGGTGGTTTAAACGCACCTTTTATGTCTATCTATATCCCGGCTGAAAAAGAAGAGGATGGTACTGCCAAGGACTATGCAGACCACTTGATTGACAGCGTTGAACAGATGGTGGAAGCACACCCGGATAAATTTGCTATTCCTATGAGCTTAAGCCAACTAAAAATACAGGTTGATCAGGGTAAGCTCTCTTTGCCATTGGGAATGGAAAATGGTGCTGCTATAGATGGCAGCTTTGAAAACCTTCGACACTTCTATGCTCGTGGAGTGCGTTATATCACACTCACTCATTCCAAGAGTAATCATATTTCAGACTCTTCTTATGATGAGAAGCGTCCATGGCAGGGACTCAGTGAATTTGGCAAGCGGTTAGTTCGTGAAATGAATACGCTAGGTATTATGGTAGATGTATCCCATATTTCAGATGAAGCTTTTTGGCAGGTATTAGAGCTTTCCTCGGTACCTGTTATTGCCTCTCATTCATCGGCCCGGCATTTTACTCCAGGTTTTGAGCGTAATATGAGTGACAAAATGATTAGGGCTCTTGCTGACCAGGGAGGGATGATTATGATTAATTTTGGTTCAACTTTTATTAGTGTTGAATCGCGGCGCTCCTCTGCTGAAATTGATGCTTCTATCGATAGATTCATCCAGACAAGAAACCTCACAATGGAAAGTGAAGAGGCTAAGAAGTTTGCAGAGAAACTAAGAAGAGAGAAATTTGTTTATGCTGATCTTAATGATGTGCTAGACCACTTTGATCATATTCGTGACTTGGTAGGTGTTGATCATATCGGGATAGGTTCAGATTTTGATGGCGTAGGAGACAGTTTGCCCGCCGGCCTGAAAGATGTTTCCAGCTATCCAAACTTGGTTCGTGGTCTATTAGAACGCGGTTATAGCAAAGAAGACATTAAAAAAATCCTAGGCGGGAATCTTTTACGTATTTGGGAAATTAATGAAGATTATGCCACTCCACAAAATGGTTGA
- a CDS encoding iron chelate uptake ABC transporter family permease subunit, translated as MVDFGELLHSQFLWYALSAGLLVAVVSGPLGCFAVWRRMAYFGDTLAHSALLGVTLGFVLHIMPTLAVGATCCLLAVLLMYLQRRQKLAVDTLLGILSHSMLALGIVTVSLFKIKVDLLSLLLGDLLAVGSQDLILMSITVVGILTLLYFLWDKLLAFTLHEELASVEGVSVERVRMALMLMLALLIAIAMKVVGVLLITALLIIPAAAARKLSRTPEQMALLASITGCLAVVFGLLASILWNTPAGPSIVLAAAMFFLTCQLSPSGSK; from the coding sequence GTGGTCGATTTCGGCGAATTACTGCACAGCCAATTTCTTTGGTACGCCCTCAGTGCCGGACTGTTGGTGGCTGTAGTGAGTGGTCCACTGGGCTGCTTTGCTGTATGGCGACGCATGGCTTACTTCGGTGACACCCTGGCTCATTCCGCTTTGCTCGGTGTCACCCTGGGGTTTGTCCTGCATATCATGCCGACCCTGGCAGTAGGAGCTACCTGCTGCCTGCTGGCAGTGTTGTTAATGTATCTGCAGCGCCGCCAGAAGCTGGCAGTGGATACCCTGCTGGGCATCTTATCCCACTCAATGCTGGCCCTCGGCATCGTGACAGTGAGCCTGTTCAAGATAAAAGTTGACTTACTTTCTTTGTTACTCGGCGACCTGCTCGCTGTTGGCAGCCAAGATCTGATACTGATGTCTATCACAGTGGTGGGAATTCTCACCCTGCTTTATTTTCTTTGGGATAAGCTCCTGGCTTTCACCCTGCACGAAGAGTTAGCCTCCGTCGAAGGTGTATCGGTGGAGCGGGTACGCATGGCGCTGATGCTTATGTTGGCGCTATTAATAGCTATCGCGATGAAGGTAGTCGGTGTCTTGCTGATCACCGCATTATTGATTATTCCCGCCGCCGCCGCGCGTAAACTCTCTCGCACACCAGAGCAGATGGCTCTGCTGGCTTCAATAACCGGCTGCCTGGCCGTCGTGTTTGGTCTTCTTGCTTCAATACTATGGAACACCCCAGCCGGCCCCTCTATTGTCCTGGCCGCTGCAATGTTCTTTCTTACTTGTCAGTTAAGCCCATCAGGAAGTAAATGA